In the Treponema vincentii F0403 genome, CATATTGCTTACCCTAAAGCTATCGGGGTAAAAAAATGAAACGGCAAATAAGAAAAAATATGACGTTATACATAAGAGCTGCTTCATGATTTTGCTTTCTTTGTATCGATGAAAAGTGACGGATCTTTTGCCTTTCCTTGCTCGCGTACCTCAAAATGGAGGTGCGGACCTGTGGAAAGACCTGTAGAACCGACATACCCGATGATTGTACCTGATTTTACTTTTTCGTACAAGCGGGCATTAACCTTGCTTAGATGGCCGTACAGGCTTTCCCTGCCGTCATCATGGCGGATAAGGATGTAATTGCCGTAGATATTGCTGTATGCGGTTTCGATAACTTTGCCTGCCGTACACGCATAAACGGGACTCCCTGCCGGAGCGGCAAGGTCGATTCCGGCATGGTAGGTTGACTTACCGGTAAAGGGACTTTTCCGCATACCGAAGTCGGAGGTAACAACGGCATGCTGCAGCGGAAAACGATAGAGCGGAATAAAAAAGAAGCTGCGTACGGTACTGTCAAGCAGCGCATTAGGAAAACATTCTACCCGTATGGTCTTTGCAGGATCTGCAGCAGAAGGCAATGTGATTGAAAAGGATTCTGTTTTAAGCTTTTTACTGAATGCTTCCGTCAATTTTTCTATATCGGAAACAGCCTTTTCCGGAAGATAGAGCGCCGGTAAGGTAGGCAG is a window encoding:
- a CDS encoding LysM peptidoglycan-binding domain-containing M23 family metallopeptidase, whose translation is MVMKKLPLCYVIVLFIHAAAAAGYAELPLIPELSPQNHIFQQYSDDVLYARKALAAGKTARELPLQFYRYKAQKEDTVIRIAARCSIPYDALITLNSIESVKTNIAGKILLLPTLPALYLPEKAVSDIEKLTEAFSKKLKTESFSITLPSAADPAKTIRVECFPNALLDSTVRSFFFIPLYRFPLQHAVVTSDFGMRKSPFTGKSTYHAGIDLAAPAGSPVYACTAGKVIETAYSNIYGNYILIRHDDGRESLYGHLSKVNARLYEKVKSGTIIGYVGSTGLSTGPHLHFEVREQGKAKDPSLFIDTKKAKS